The following DNA comes from Corynebacterium urogenitale.
CGCGCTCCCCGTACGATGCGGAGGTTCTACGGGAAGCAGCGCCAGTGTGCGCCGCCGCGGTCTATGTGGACGACATATTCGTTCCCTTCGAGGAGTCCTTGGCGACTGCACACACCTTCCGCGATCTGCGACCGCTGATCACCAATCGTTACCAGCACAATGGCATCCGCGAGGATGGTGCTGCGATCTTCCGCGAACTCCAGCGCCTCGCCTCTGACCACTAGAATCTGCCCATTGCATGCGGCTGCATGCGGCCCCAATCGGAGTGCCTTACCTGCTGCATTGATATCCGCTGTAGCCGTGGGTATCCGCACCTGGTCAGCAGGGCACCAGTTACCCGTCAGCCCTCCGACCAGTTACCCGTCAGCCAGTCGCCCGCACCGTCAGCTCGCACACCGCACCCAAACGCCACACACTCCTACCGCCAGTCCCCCGCACCGCCAGCCAAGTAATCACCACCCGGACGCTCACACCGCATCCACACATCACGCACCTCCCACCAACAGTCGCCCACACACCACACGCCACCCACCTCCTACGACCAGTGGATTTCCACAGCTCCAGCTCTTGTACATTCCCACTGCCCAGGCACGCTGCTAGTTGGGCTTCCAGGGGATACGGCAAAGTTCCGTTAAGCTCGGCGAGCCATTTTGGCCACGACGGAGGTGCCTCTCCTACGGGGATACCACTCGCTTCGCATGTCCTACGGGGACATCGCTTCCTTCAAATGCCCTGTATCCACTCCTACGCTTGCTTCCTGTATCCACTCCTACGCTTGCCCTACGCGTGCCTCGCCAAAACCGTCGAATCTTACTGTTTCGATTTTCTTACTGTTTGTGACCTGCAGAAACAGCAGAGCCAAGTGTGTAAACAGTAAAATTCGTCGGATCAAGCTATGTGCGACAAGCGCAGCCGTGGCTTCAAACTGCGAATTCAGAACAGACGACCCGTGGTGCCAACCAAGCAACCGGTGGTGCCAAGTAGGTCACCCGTGGTACCAACTAGGCGGAGTACGCGGGGTTAGTCAGAAGACTCGGCAGACAGGGTGAAGCCACATAGCTACGTCAGGCGGCGAAATTTTCCGTACCAAGAAATATCGCCGCACCAGTGGTGGCATTATTGGCATTTCGCCGCCACGAAGGTGGTGAAATTCCACAGCAGTTGGAAATTTCGCCGCCCATACCCTTGGCTCGCACTGCCCTCCCGCAAGCGCCACCACCAGACACCCGCGCAACCACCAAGCACCCCCGCAGGCACCACCACCCCACTAGCACAGCCCAAAGAAAAAGCCCCGGCCCTAAGCCTCAACTACAAGGCTCAGGGCCGAAGGCAAGCTTCATCCCTCTAACGTGCTCCTAAAGCACCAAGCCGAAGACCGGTACAGCCAGCAAGAACACCACGATGGTGATGAGGAACACTGCAATCACGTTCAGCCACAGGCCACCCTTCACCATGTCACCAATGCGGACATATCCGGAAGAGTAGGCGATGGCATTTGGTGGCGTCGCAACAGGAAGCATAAACGCGCACGTCGCAGCAAGGGCGACCGGGATGACCAACAACATCACGTTCATATCCTGCTCCGCCGTGAGGCCAATACCCACAGCCACGCCGCCCATGATCGGCAGGAACGTCGCGGCCGTCGCAGTATTGGACGTGAACTCCGTGAGCACCAACACCAGCGCAGCCACGGCAGCAACCAGCACGACCAGCGGCAGCGCCTCCATCGCCTTGGACTGCTCACCAATCCACAGCGACAACCCAGAGTTGCCGAACATGGAGGACAACGCCAAGCCGCCACCGAACAGCAGCAGCACGTCCCATGGCATCTCCTGCGCGTCCTCCCAGGCGATCACGCGTGTGCCCTTCTCATCGACAGGAATGATGAACATGAGCAGTCCGGCGGTCATGCCGATGGCGGCGTCGGCGATGGTGATACCCCAGCCGAACCAGTCGGTCACCAACGGGATAAACACCCAGCTCAGCGCGGCGGCCACGAAGATCACGCCGGCAGTTTTCTCCGCGCGGCTCATGCTTCCCATGTCGCGCAGCTCCTTCTGAATGAGCTGCTTACCGCCGGGAATTTCCTTCATTTCCGGCTTGAACACGGTGATGAGCACCAACCAGGCGATGACCATGAACACCACGGCGAGCGGCACGCCGACCATCATCCAGTCGAAGAAGCCAATCTCGATGCCTTGAGAGCTGGACATGTACGCGGCCATGAGGGTGTTCGGCGGGGTGCCGATGATCGTGCCGAGAGAGCCGATGGACGCAGAGTAGGCGATGGCCAGCATCAGCGCGGTGGCGAATTTCTTTTGCTTCTTCATGCCGCCGACGATCTCGGAGGTCAGGCCTAGGACGGACATGCCGATGGGCAGCATGACCACGGCGGTTGCGGTGTTGGAGACCCACATGGAGAGGAAGCCGGTGGCGATCATGAAGCCGAGGATCAGCTGCTTGGGCTTTGTGCCGACGAGCAGCACGACGCTCAGCGCGAGGCGCCTGTGCAGGTTCCACTTTTGCATGCCGAGCGCGAGGATGAAGCCACCCATGAACAGGAAGATTGTGGGGTCGGCGTAGCTTGGCGAGATGTCGCCGAAGCTGACTACCTGCGATAGTGGGAACACCACGAGCGGCACGAGCGCGGTGGCTGCAAGCGGGATGGCTTCGGTCATCCACCAAGCGCCCATGAGTACGGCGACGGCGGCGGTGAGGCGCATGGCTTCGATGGTGAAGGGGCCGCTTTCGTCATCGGGGTAGGCGGCGTTGACGAGGTCGGCGCCGTTGTCTGGGAAGAAGGCGTAGACCAGCACGGCGAGCACGATGCCGATGAACAGGCCGCGGAGCCGCTTCATGTAGTCTTTGCGCGCCTGTGAGGTGCGGTCTTTGGTCTTTGTGTTGTCTGCGTTTGAGCCGGCGGTTGTGGCGGTGCTGTTGGCGCCGGCGTGGCGCTGGTCTGTGGACGCTGCGCTGTCGCTCATGAGGCGTTCTCCTCGTTCGTCGAATGTCCGGGTTTATTTTATTTGCCTTACTTACTGATAGGAAATAAAAATTTTGCTGCTTTGGGGCCGTCTGCCCTTTTCGCGGGTAGCGGGGCGCGTGGCTGTTTGTGGCGCTGCTGTCAGGTCGCCGTTGCAGCTGTTCAGCGCGCATGCTGAGGGGTCGGCGGCATGAGTTGCCATTCGCTTTCTTGGTAGGGTGAAAACTGCTTTTTGAGCTATATTCCGTTGCCCGTGGGAAGGTGTGTTGTGCGCGATCCGCTCCGTATTCCAGGTGTGGTGAATGAGCTGCTCGCAACGTGGGAGGCCGTGCCGGATTTGTCTTTGGCGCAGTTGTGGGCGTTGCTGGAGGCGCGCGGGGTTGCCCTGAATTCTTTGGATGAGGAGGTTGTGGATGCGTTGCGCGCGGTCCGGTCGCGGCATCCGTCGTCTGTGTCTTTCTCCTCTTTGGTCGACGACGCCACCAGCCCGCCGTCCCCAGTTCTCGTGGAGGTTGAAGGGCCTGATCGGCGGGTGACGCTGGCGCCGCGGACTGTGCCGGGGAACAGCAGCGGGGGTGCTAATGAAGTGGAGCTGTGGGCGATTGTGCGCGGTCAGCGGACGATGCCGGCTGGGGTTTTCCGCCGTGGGGTACGAAGAGGTGCGCGTGCGGAGGATAGTGGTGAGGTTTCGGGCGGGGTTCGCCGCGCGATGGAAGGTGATGCTGGTCAGCTGGTGAGTTCGCAGCCGGGTTTGTGGCGGGTCGGCGAAGTGAAGCGTTGCCGTGCGGGGGCGCCGTTAGTGCTTGTCGATGAGTCGGGAGTGCCGCATCGTTTGGGAGTGGTGAAGCGCTTAACGATTGTGGGTGCTGGGGAGCAGAGCCTTACTGGAACTCGTCGCGAGGAGCTTGAGGGGCGGGTGTTTGTCGCCCGCTTGGCGCAGGATGCGGGCACTGTAGTGATTGGCTCGATTGTGGAGTGTTATCTGGCTGAGCGTCGCGAGCTGCGGACATCGACTTTGCGGTGGTCGCAGCTGGTCGCTGCCGGGGAGGGCGAGGACTTGCGGGTGCGTGGGTTGGATGGGCAGGTGCATGTTCTCGGACGCGTCGAAACCCTGCTGCGAGCGGAGTAGAGGGCTGAGATGTATCGACACTTTGCCTAAAATTTGCCCGTTTCGCGGCTCTATCGTGGCTCTAGAGGGGGCTTTAGTGTCTGTTATGGACTGCTATGGAATTGAGCAGAACACATACTTGACCTGCACAGATATAACAAAACCCCAGCTCCAGCAGGAACTGGGGAAATGCTCTCTGCGGAAGTAGAGGGATTTGAACCCCCGGATGGTTTCCCATCGCTGGTTTTCAAGACCAGTGCATTCGGCCACTCTGCCATACTTCCACGGCGCCGCCCACTCAAACTAAAGAAGCAGCGCTCCCCACACAATACCGCACAACTTGTCCCTCACCCTCGCTAGGGTGGGTGACATGACCAACGCAACAGCCAACGGCCCCAGCACCATGCACGCCATCGTCCAGACCGACACAACTGACCCATACGCGTTGACGTGGCAAGAAGCAGATCTGCCGCAGGTCAGCGATGGCGAAGCACTCATCGAAATTCACTATGCCGGCCTGAACCGCGCCGACACCCTCCAGACCCAGGGTCACTACCCACCACCGAAGGGATGCACGGACATCATCGGCCTGGAAGCTAGTGGCGTCGTCATTAACCCCAATGGCGCCACGAAACCAGACGGCACGCCATGGAACGAGGGCGACCACGTGGCCGTCCTCCTCTCCGGAGGTGGATACGCCCAATACGCCGCCGTCCCCCACGGCCAGCTCCTGCCCATCCCCGACGGGTACAGCTTGGCCGAAGCGGCCAGCATCGTCGAAGTCGCCTGCACAGTCTGGTCGAACATCATGATGACCGCCCACGTCGAGGCCGGTGACCTCGTGCTGTTCCACGGCGGCGGAGGCGGCATCGGCATCTTCGGCATCCAGCTAGCCAAGGCCCTCGGCGCCCGCGTGGCCGTCACCGCAGGCTCCGCCGCCAAGCTGGAGACCTGCAAAAACTACGGCGCGGATATCCTCATCAACTACAAGGAGCAGGACTTCACCGAGGTCCTCAAGGCCGAAGGCGGCGCGGACGTGATCCTCGACATCATCGGGGCCAAATACCTCGACGCCAACGTGCGCGCCCTGGCAAAGGACGGCCACATGGTCATTATCGGTATGCAAGGCGGGGTCAAGGGCGAGCTCAACATTGGACGTTTGCTCTCCAAACGCGGCAGCATCTCCGCCACCGGTTTGCGTTACCGCGATGCCGAAGACAAGGCACGCATCGTCCGCGCGACCATCGACAACGTGTGGCCACTGCTGGCCGATGGCAGCATCAGCCACCACATCGACCGCATCGTCCCCATCCAACAGGCAGCGGAGGCGCACAAGGCGCTGCTCGCCGGCGAGGTCACCGGCAAGGTTGTCTTCGAAGTCCCGCGCCAGGGCGGGACTGGCCAGGAAACTGACTAGCGCAGGCTCGCCACGGCGCGAAGGACCTGATCCACGTCGTGGATGGTGTTGTGGGGGCTGAAGCCAATCGCGATGGCCCCCGGCCCGCCAAGCTGCTCCGTGGCGGCGGCCCGGCGGCCAGCAACGACTCGGCCCTGGGCGCCCTCCACTCGCTCACGTTTAGCGTGCGCACCCGTGGATGCCTCCTCGAAAACGCCCATGCGCTCCAGCAGCATCGACTGACCACGCTCCACGACAGACGCCACCACACCGCTGGCCAGCAACCGCTGATCCACCACTGACGCCGGCACACCATCGACGAGGAAGCTCACCCTCGGCACCCGTGGCACCGCATCGAAACTGGCGGGCGCTAGGTCTACGTCCCCGTCCACACCGATCACATGCACACCATCCAGGCCCTGCAACCCCTCGACGAGGCGCTTGGCCAGTCCATTCATGTACCGCACCGCCTGCGGCAGGGCCTTCTCCAGACGACGCCGCCGCGTACCAAAAGCAGCGTCATCCAACTGAGCTAAGTGATCAACCGCCGCTGGCACACCCGCCAGCAAGCCCTCAGACACACCGCCAAGTTCCAACACCCCACGGGCGCGCTGCACCGATGAAGGCACAGACGATGCGGAAGAAGCCGAATCCGCGATCAAAGACAGGTCGTAGTTCGGGCGTGGGAGGGCAGCATCAAAGAGAGATGCATCACGGAACACCAATGCGCCCACGCCAGGACCGCCCAAACCCACAAGGTCCAAAGCGACCACATCCGCGCCCATCGCATGAATATCCAGGACACGATATGGAGCAGCGGCGTCAGCATCCACCACGAACAAACCACGAGACTTCGCATGCACCGTGTCCGCGATCGCCCGCACATCCGTGACAGCGCCGACGAACTCATTCGCAGCGGACACCGCCACCACGGCGGTATCGGGCGTCACCAATTCGGCGAACTGCCAGGTCGGGAGCATCCCCGAACCCAAATCCGGTTCCGCCCAGCGCACACGTGCACCGTACAGATCCGCTGCGCGCTGCCACGGCTCAATATTCGCCGGTGCGTCGATACGGGAAAGCACCATCTCCTGGCCGAGGCGCAACTTCCGGCCCATGGCCGTCGCCAATTGGTTGATCAAACTAGCGCGCGAGGCTCCCAAGATCACGCACTCAGGGCGCGAACCCATGAGATCTGCCACAGCAATCCGCGCAGCATCCACGAAACTCTCACCCACACGGCGACCCGGCGCCTCCGCACGCGAATGCGAACCCCGGCTAACCTCCACCTGCTCCAACAACGGCGAGACGCGGAAACCACGCGCCACCGCCGACGAAACACGCTCCGGAACCTGCGGATGCGACTGCGCATTCACATACGTCCACCCATCAGACAAGGACGAGTACAGGCCACGGACCGTCGGGTTATCGAACACCTTAGAGAACAACCCCTTCACTGGTTATTGCTGTTCGCACACTACAACCACAGCCCCAGCCAACCGACAGACAGCAACCACCAACGCCTCACTGTGCTCACGCACAAGCGCGCCAACGACCTACTATCCATCCCCAGCAGGGACAACGCACCACCCACAAAGATGGCACCAAAGTCATGCCGACGATACTAGTCGCCCTCGAGACAGACCACCGCCTACCAGTGGACGAGCACAATCTTCAGCCTGTCGATAAGCCCCTGCGACCCGCGCGAAGTGGCGTCGGAAAAAGAAAAAACAGAAACCACGAGTAAAATCCCCACAATGAGCCAGCCACGGAAAACCCCCGACCTCGCACGCATCACAGCGCGCACAGGAGACGGCAACGCGCCAAAAAGTCGCAGCGAGACCTTCAGCGCAGCCTGGCGCGACCTCAAGCTCGGATTCAGCCAGCGCGAACTCTGGCTCGCGCTCGGCTGGCAAGACATCAAACAGCGCTACCGGCGCAGTACCCTCGGCCCACTCTGGATCACCATCGCCACCGGCGTCATGGCCGTCGCGCTCGGCCTGCTGTACTCGCTGCTGTTCCAGCAATCGCTGGCCGAATTCCTGCCGCACGTCGCCGTGGGCCTCATCATCTGGGGATTCATCAGCGGCTGCATCAAGGAAGGCGCCGAAGTCTTCATCGCCAACGAAGGCCTCATCAAACAACTACCCAGCGCGCTCAGCGTGCACGTCTACCGGCTGGTGTGGAAGCAGTTCCTCTTCCTCTGCCACAACCTGGTGATCTGGCTGGCGCTGCTCGTGATCTTCAGGCCAGCGCTCGGGTGGGAAATCCTGCTGGTCGTGCCGGCGATGCTGCTCATCATCGTCAACGGCATCTGGGTAACCATGCTCTTCGGCATCATCGCCACCCGCTTCCGTGACGTGGCACCGCTGCTCGACTCGCTTGTGCAACTCGCGTTCTACATGACGCCCATCGTCTGGACCACCAAAACACTCAAAGAACAGGGCGGAAGCGTGGCAGAGCGCGCACGAATCGCTGAAATCAACCCGCTATACCACTACCTCGAAATTGTGCGCGCACCGATGATCGGCGAGCCGGTCGCCGCATACCACTGGTGGATCGTGCTCGGATTCACGGTCGTGGGACTCGGGCTGGCGCTGCTCGCCATGCGCAAGTGGCGCTACCGCGTGAGCTACTGGGTGTAGCTCACGCGGCGAGTAAAACCAGGTGGGCTGGCTGGTAGATCCTCACAACCGGGGCCGGGCACTGGGCATACAGACATTGGACACTAAGAAAATGGGTACTGGGAAACTGAGTACCGGGATACTGAATACTGGGAAAGCACAAGGTCACAAGGTATAGACATGGTCAGTATTGATACTTACGACGCGTGCGTCGACTTCCCCATCTTCGACGCCAAGTCGCGCTCGCTGAAAAAGGCATTCCTAGGGGTGGCCGGAGGCAAGATCGGCACCAACGAATCCAACACAGTCACGGTCGAAGCGCTGCGGGACATCAACCTCCATCTGCGCGACGGAGACCGTGTGGGCCTGGTCGGCCACAATGGCGCAGGCAAGTCGACGCTGCTCAGGCTGCTGTCCGGCATCTATGAGCCGACGCGTGGTTCCGCTGTTGTCCGCGGGCGCGTGGCCCCGGTGTTCGACCTAGGTGTGGGCATGGACCCGGAAATCTCGGGCTACGAAAACATCATCATCCGGGGGCTTTTCCTGGGCCAGACGAAGAAAGCAATGCAGCGGAAGATGGACGACATTGCCGAGTTCAGCGAACTCGGTGAGTACCTCGCTATGCCGCTGCGCACATACTCCACAGGCATGCGCATCCGTCTGGCATTGGGCGTGGTGACCAGCATTGAGCCGGAGATCCTGCTCCTCGATGAGGGCATTGGCGCCGTGGATGCGGCGTTTATGGCGAAGGCGCGTGGGCGGCTGATGGAGATGGTGGAAAAGTCCGGCATCTTGGTGTTTGCCTCGCACAGCAATGAGTTCTTGGCGCAACTTTGTGACTCTGCGCTGTGGGTGGACCACGGTGAAGTGCGCCAGGCCGGGCCCGTTGACGAAGTGGTTGGCGCCTATGAGGGACCCGAAGCGCAGCGGCACGTGCAGCAAGTGCTGAAGGATCTTGGCCGCTGGTAAATGGGCCTGTCCCCTGGCTGGAGGCTGCGCCTCGCCTCGTTCTTTGGCATCGCATGATGGCCAGAGTGCTTCCATACGATACGTCTGTCCCAAAAGTCCACCAAAGTTTTGGCTAGCCCCTCATCAAACTTTCGCCACACCTTACTGACATGCACAAACCTGGAGCATCCCCAAAGTCCTCCAAAGGTTTGGGGTTATTTTTGGACAACCCCCAATCACCTCAACCACAACAACCCCCAACCACCTCAACCACAACAACCCCCAATCACCCCAACCTCCCTGTGGAAAACCAACGTTATCCACAGGCCTGAGAATTGACGCTTCCTGAAATCCCCTATTGAGTGCGAAGATCAAACCATGGAGGGGATCCAGCCACACATCATTAATGCTCGCGAACTTTCCGCCGGGGATAGGAAGGCGCTAACACGGAAGCTCAAGAGGTCTGAAGTAATTCAGGTCGCCAAGGGTTTCTACACCGACCCGCACCTTTGGCACGAGCTCGGGAAAACCTACCAGGGGCAACTCACCCAGCAGCTCGGTCGAATCGTGCTCACAGCACGAAGTAGCGGGAATGCTCTGGTTGTCGGCAAGTCAGCCGCGCTGATCCACCAGCTTCCTGGCAAAACCGGACGCCTCAGCCAGACCATTGAGCTCGGAAGGTTTGGATGGGGTCAGAAGAACAATTCGCCCACCCAGAAATGGCGCCAGATCCCCGCACCCCACCGAGCAAACGTAGAGCTGAAGCGGACACAATTCGGTGATGTCTGGGTCAGCGGTCTTTTAGACACCTGCCGTGACCTGTCCCTATGGCACCCACTGGAGGACGCTGTGGTGGCAACCGAGTACGCGCTGAACAAAGGTCTGCTCGACTGGCAAGAGTGGTTAGATTCCGAGGCTGGCCTCAAGTGCAGGCATGGAGCACGACAAGCCAGGCAGACATACAAACTCATCACTCCGTGGTCGGAGAGCCCTCGTGAATCGGAGCTAAAAATCGCGATGTGGCAGGCGGGACTGCCTGCTCCTTACCAGCAAGCCACCATCTACGACGACACTGGCCGCATCATCGGCCGTCCTGATTTTCTGCACGAAGAGGGCATTGCCAGCGAATATGACGGCGCTGATAAATACGGTGAAACTTTCCACGAAGCCCTGCACGCTTTCCAAAAGGAACGCACTCGGGAAGCTGCGATTCAAGGTCACGGTATCCACTTCATCCGCATCAATGCCATCAACTACCGCGACGGCAGCGCCGTTCAACATATCCAGACGCTGCTGAACACCTTGCGGGACAGAGCACGCACATTAGGCACGACGCCACAGCTTCCCCGCCACCGCTGGTCTAGCCCAGGAAAGGCGTGGCGTGACTAGTTCTCTCTATCGACCGCAGGTGAACGGTATTGTTCGGATTCCTCCGGTATCCGCTTCTCCACGACGGGTAGGAGCTTCGTCAGGATCGACTTGATCGAAAGCACACCAGAATAGGCTCCGTTTTCATCGATCACTACCGCGATGTGCTCCGACCGCTCTCGCATGCGAGCAAAAGCCTCGTAGACAGGAGTGGACTCGGTGATCGTCATGACCTCACGCACATGTGGGCCGATCTGTTCCTCAGCATCGGCTAGCAGTACATCGCGCACATGAACGATACCCATGGGTGCTGCTGGTGTACGGTTCCCGCCGCTGGATGACGCCACTGGATTCCCACCACCGGCAGCATCGCTGGCTCCAGTCACGTCGGCAGCACCAGCCACGCGGACAGCACCAACACGGTCGGAACCACTAACGTCGCCAGCAGCACCGGCCACGAGGATTCGCTTGTAACCCGTCTTCTGGCTCACAGCGCGCACCTCGCCCGCCGTCGCTCCCTCGGAGACAGTAGCCTGCGGACGCGCCGCGCCCGCGATCTCCGCGACAGTCATGTGTTGCAGCTCAGCCACACCGGAGATCTGCGTCTCGAACTCCGGCGCCAACGCACCGGCATTCGCCGACTGCTCCACCAACGCGCGGATCGTATCAATATCGCGACCTCCCACAGCCGCACGATCCACCGGCTCCACGCCCGTGGCTTTCACCAGCTTGTTGGCCATCACATTGACGAACTGCAGCAGCGGCTTCACAAGCATGATGAACCCACGCGCTGGCATGCTCACCAACTTCGCCGACCGCTCAGGGTGCGCGATCGCCCAACTCTTCGGCGCCATCTCTCCCACCACGAGGTGGAGGAATGTGACGAAGACGAGCGAAAAGACGAAACTCACCGTGCCAGCAATCGCTGCGGGAATACCCCATTCCTGCAGCTGCGGGCCCAGTGCATGGTCAACCGCCGGCTTGGTAACCGCACCGAGCGCAAACGTGCAGACCGTGATACCAAGTTGCGCACCCGCGAGCATCACTGTCAGCTCGTTCAAACTTCGCAGTGCGGCCCGCGCCGAGCGCGATTCCCCTGCCTCTTGCTCCAGCCTATTGCGCCGAGCGGCGAGCAGGCTGAACTCGACGATCACGAAAAAGGCGCTGGCCACGATCAGTGCGCTGGTCGCTAGCGTCACGACGATTCCATTCATCGGTCGCCCTCCTTCCGCTCGTGAGCTGCATCTTCCTCAGCGTGCTCTGTCACCCCAGAAGCTCGCTCTCCCGCCCTGGACTCTCGCTCTGACGCCTCGGACTCATCCGCGTCCTCGGAGGCAGGCCTCTCGCTGAGCTCCACCCGCACCTCAGCAGGCACGAAGCGATCCACCGACAGCACGGTCAGCTCCAGCTCCCGGTGCATCTGCTCATCCTCGACGAGTTCGCGCGGATCCACTGGCAGGTTCACGCGCACGGTCTCACCGGCGCTCGGCAGCTCACCGACCTTGGCAATCACCAAGCCAGCGAGTGTCTCCACATCAGCGACCTCCGGCAGAGCATGGCCAATCGCCCGCTCCACCTCATCGAGGTGCACATCCCCGTCCATCGTCCATGTGTTGCCACCGTGGCTGCTGATATCCCGCTCGGTGTCCTCATCGTGCTCGTCGTGAATCTCGCCAACGAGTTCCTCCGCGAGGTCCTCAAGAGTAATCACGCCGGTAAAACCGCCGTATTCGTCAATGACGCACGCCAATTCATTCTCGGTGGCCTGCAGGTGTTCCAGCGCATCCGTCAACTGCATCATTTCGGGCACGACAAGTGGTTGTCTCATCACTTCCGTCACCGGAGTGTCTGCTGGCGTCGAATCGGAGAGCACATCACCGAGGTGCACCACGCCGAGTGGCTGGTCGTCCTCAGCGAGCACAGGGTAGCGGCTGTGCTCCGTGGCCATGCGCTGGCGGATCTCAGCGACAGTAGCGTCCGGCGCGACCACGCCGACCTGCGACCGCGGGATCATGGCATGCTCCACATCGCGGTCGTGGAAGTCCAGAATGCGATCCAGCGTGACGGACAGCTCCGGTGGCAGGTCGCCGGACTCTGTGGAATCGGCGACGATGCGCTCGAGGTCATCGGCGGTTGCGGTATCGTCTGGCTCCTCCACTGGTTGGATGCCCACGGCCTTGAGCAGCGCATTGGAGGACCAGTCGAAGAACGCAATCAACCAGCCGAACAGAGCGAGGTAGATGTTCGTCGAGCGTGCGAGGCCTTTGGACAGGGGTTCGGGGATCGCCAGCGCGAGGTTTTTCGGGTAAAGCTCGCCGAAGATCATCTGCACGACCGTGGCGATGAGCAGTGCGCCGACGGTACCGACGGCGATGGCTGTGCCCTTGGACACGCCCGTCTCCCCGAGGAGGGTGCCCAGTGCCGCGCCGACCATTGGTTCGGCGACATAGCCGACCATCAGGCCGGTGACGGTGATACCCAGCTGCGCTCCGGAGAGCATGAAGCTGGTGCGTTGTGTGACTTTGAGGGCCCGCTGCGCTGATTTATCACCGGCGTCCGCTTGGGCGCGCAGCCGTGCGCGGTCGACGGACATGAAGGCGAATTCTTGGGCGACGAAGTAGCCATTGGCCGCGATGATGAGGCCAATGATGAGGAGTCCACCGAGAAGCAGCAGAATCGCTGATGTCAGGCTCATGCCGTTCCCCCATTCCCCCGAATTGTGCGAACGACGCCAGCAGGTGCGCTGTTATGGCGTGTCGATGAGATGTGACAGCTTTTCTGACAACAATGTGACGGGTCTTCAGAGCCCGTCGCGGATTCTTTCTTATTCGGCATGGTGCGTATTTTAGCGAATATTTTATTCAGGTGTTGCCGGGGTCTGAGGGGGTGATCTTTGTAGTACAGAGCATGCGGGCAGCGCCACCGTCCCAACGGGGGTTAGACTCGGAAGGCGTAACTAGTTTCGAAACACTCAGGATTCTCACGTGAGCGATAACACCGCCAGCAACGCCTACAACACCAAGGCCTGGTACCAGCACTACACCCCATGGACCGCGCACGAACTGGACCTAGACGATCCAGCGCAGAACGAGCGCGGCAGCACCCTCGTGGAGATCTTCGAGAACGCGGTCCGCGACTTCCCCGATCGCGCCGCCTTCACCTTCTTCGGAGTGCCGACGACTTACAAGGAGTACGGGGAGCAGGTCACTCAGACCGCGGCGGCGCTGAAGAAGGCCGGCGTGCGCAAGGGCGACTACGTGGCGGTCGTGGCACCGAACAGCCCGCAGACGCTCATCAGCTTCTACGCCGTGCTGACCCTGGGTGCGATTCCCGCCCTGCACAACCCACTCTATACAGCGTCTGAACTGCGCATTCCTTTTAA
Coding sequences within:
- a CDS encoding hemolysin family protein, with translation MNGIVVTLATSALIVASAFFVIVEFSLLAARRNRLEQEAGESRSARAALRSLNELTVMLAGAQLGITVCTFALGAVTKPAVDHALGPQLQEWGIPAAIAGTVSFVFSLVFVTFLHLVVGEMAPKSWAIAHPERSAKLVSMPARGFIMLVKPLLQFVNVMANKLVKATGVEPVDRAAVGGRDIDTIRALVEQSANAGALAPEFETQISGVAELQHMTVAEIAGAARPQATVSEGATAGEVRAVSQKTGYKRILVAGAAGDVSGSDRVGAVRVAGAADVTGASDAAGGGNPVASSSGGNRTPAAPMGIVHVRDVLLADAEEQIGPHVREVMTITESTPVYEAFARMRERSEHIAVVIDENGAYSGVLSIKSILTKLLPVVEKRIPEESEQYRSPAVDREN
- a CDS encoding hemolysin family protein, translated to MTSAILLLLGGLLIIGLIIAANGYFVAQEFAFMSVDRARLRAQADAGDKSAQRALKVTQRTSFMLSGAQLGITVTGLMVGYVAEPMVGAALGTLLGETGVSKGTAIAVGTVGALLIATVVQMIFGELYPKNLALAIPEPLSKGLARSTNIYLALFGWLIAFFDWSSNALLKAVGIQPVEEPDDTATADDLERIVADSTESGDLPPELSVTLDRILDFHDRDVEHAMIPRSQVGVVAPDATVAEIRQRMATEHSRYPVLAEDDQPLGVVHLGDVLSDSTPADTPVTEVMRQPLVVPEMMQLTDALEHLQATENELACVIDEYGGFTGVITLEDLAEELVGEIHDEHDEDTERDISSHGGNTWTMDGDVHLDEVERAIGHALPEVADVETLAGLVIAKVGELPSAGETVRVNLPVDPRELVEDEQMHRELELTVLSVDRFVPAEVRVELSERPASEDADESEASERESRAGERASGVTEHAEEDAAHERKEGDR